The Phragmites australis chromosome 1, lpPhrAust1.1, whole genome shotgun sequence genomic interval tgcaccggcatcctattcgcttgacttcgtcaacatgtcgtcttcatccaccttcatGTGTTTGTTTGACTTCCACGTGTACTattaggatcacctttgactctgTCCGGTCTTCTTGATTGTCCGGCTCTAAGCACTCCACTTAGCTATGATCATTTcgccgtcgatcgccaagttgcatccactACATACAcgtcataagacaagcaaacatgtatctccaaCACCATTTAACTCCATCTCCAGTTAGTCAAGACCAAACTTTCCTGTTGGAAGACACGTCACACAGTTaacgtgaacatcggatgatctggtgttaacaCTAGtacaaacaccagaccatccggtgtacaaCTCCTCTCTGCTCTGAAAACCTCCTGGAAAATGGTACGGTGTacacaccgaactatccagcgtgtacaaaaGCTATTCCCttaaaaaatttcttctctTGAACAAATAGACCGGTATGTACAATGCCCCGATCATTCGATGAGTACAACTGCACCACACACCCTATTTTGTAACCTTTTTGGAACAAATGGTCTGGTGAAACATCCGATGTGAACAAtttcaaacaccggaccatccagtgtgcaGTATAACTTTAGAAACTCCATTTTGCACAACTCTTGAAAAATAGTTCGGTGTGCATCTTGtttaaacaccggaccatctgatgaacACATCAGCTTTTGCTTTTGAACTAAAATGCTCCAACGTGAACTtacctgaacaccggaccattcggtgtggtCACCTCTcaacacaccggaccatccggtgagtatatttttcctaAACTTAGAGATGAAAAcgtcaatttcatttttctctgcaactttagttagtcatgatcataattacaatacATAGATATGCTCTGCAATACATAGatatgctcatgcaatctcACAAATCATTAAACCAAATCAACGACCTTGTGAATCACTCATAACATATAAATCAAGGCATATGTCAACTTGATTTCTCGTAATCCCCTGTTAAAAATATACTATATCAAATCGTGATAAAGAGAGGAGGCTTAGGCAGTTTAGAAGTGTACATGAGATGTAGAAATTACATCGTTCTAATTGGACAGCTCCTTTTATTGGTAATATATCATCATGGCCAAACAGTCTTCATTTCTATCCATGACAAGTTGAATATGATATTACTGCTTTAGCAGCAACTGGAACTTCTGACAAAATTGTCATGGTTCCTATCCAGCATGCATATGTACCAAGACTATTGCTCTATGTATTCATGTGTAGCTAGTTAAAGTAATATTGTAATGGATCAGAAGATGGTATAAAATTTGCAGCAAATACACATGGACTTTGCTTCATGAGATGCATAATCTGTATGAGCTCGCTTACCATTTGATTGGTTACGTGTGTCTGGTAGTAGAGTAGTTGGCAGTCACCTCTTCTGCAGTACTTCTTTTTATAATTGTTGTCCTTAGTGCTTCGTTTATGGAAACTTTCTTCTGTGCTGAGCGCTTAATTTTTCACAGGAACAAAATGTCAAATAGGGCCACACACTGGTGTTATGCCTGCGGGCGGCCAATTCGTCTCCGTGGACAGGATATAATCTGCCCCAACTGCAATGATGGTTTTATCCAGGAAATCAGTGAGATGGGTGGCATGTTGAACACTTACGGCTTAATTGAACCAGCTTTTGAAGAGCGTCCAGCTAGAAGATTTGGAATGATGGAAGCCATGTCTTCCCTTATGCGACAACGAATGGCAGAAATGGGCAGAGATCGTGTGTTTGATATCCATGGTAGGCAAGGGACAGGTACTGAACATGGAAGGCAGTCAACTGCTGGTTCTACACTTCTATTTGGCAGCAACACGCCCGCTCCTGGAAGCGAGAGTAGTAATGTTAACGTTGTCTTCAGGAGAGGCCGCAGAGCTGGCATTGATCGTCCAAATTTCAGTGGTTTCCTTGTCCGTCCCAGTCTTGAAGCACTATTTGAGCAGCTATCCCTTCAGAATAACCGTCAAGGCCCAGCTCCGGCCCCACAGCCAGCAATCGACTCCATGCCTGTGGTGAAGATAAACCGCAGGCATCTTAATGATGATCCACAGTGTCCAGTTTGCAAAGATAGGTTTGAGGTCGGATCAGAGGCAAGGGAGatgccatgcaagcacttgTACCATACTGACTGCATCATCCCCTGGCTTGTTCAGCACAATTCTTGCCCTGTTTGCCGCCATTCGCTGCCATCACAGCCATCAAGCAATAGCACCCGCGTACCTTCACCCTACTACAATGAAGCCGCTGGTCCTGGGGTCACCGGAGCAGATCTTGAGCCTGCCCCAAGAAACAATGACGGTGGAAATCAGGAAAGGCATAGCTCTTTCTCGTTTCTCtggccatttgacccgtcgaGTTTCAATTCCAGTTTTTATCAGTACGAAGGAAATATGGGTGAGCCAGTATATGACGATCCAAGCCAGATGACATATTCTGAGTGGCACTATGGCACCTGATTTAACCCGTGCTCCAATCCCAAGCTATCGCCACATTTCTTGCCTGAACATTCACCGGTTCCATGTGGATGTGTTACCTGTCGTGTTTGCTTACCGGGTGAAAAAACGGATGCTTCTTGCCTATAATCCTGTGTTCGGTGTTTACC includes:
- the LOC133922610 gene encoding probable E3 ubiquitin-protein ligase RHC1A isoform X1 → MAFPCPIACDLVESVRDWAADGWNKMSNRATHWCYACGRPIRLRGQDIICPNCNDGFIQEISEMGGMLNTYGLIEPAFEERPARRFGMMEAMSSLMRQRMAEMGRDRVFDIHGRQGTGTEHGRQSTAGSTLLFGSNTPAPGSESSNVNVVFRRGRRAGIDRPNFSGFLVRPSLEALFEQLSLQNNRQGPAPAPQPAIDSMPVVKINRRHLNDDPQCPVCKDRFEVGSEAREMPCKHLYHTDCIIPWLVQHNSCPVCRHSLPSQPSSNSTRVPSPYYNEAAGPGVTGADLEPAPRNNDGGNQERHSSFSFLWPFDPSSFNSSFYQYEGNMGEPVYDDPSQMTYSEWHYGT
- the LOC133922610 gene encoding probable E3 ubiquitin-protein ligase RHC1A isoform X2, whose amino-acid sequence is MSNRATHWCYACGRPIRLRGQDIICPNCNDGFIQEISEMGGMLNTYGLIEPAFEERPARRFGMMEAMSSLMRQRMAEMGRDRVFDIHGRQGTGTEHGRQSTAGSTLLFGSNTPAPGSESSNVNVVFRRGRRAGIDRPNFSGFLVRPSLEALFEQLSLQNNRQGPAPAPQPAIDSMPVVKINRRHLNDDPQCPVCKDRFEVGSEAREMPCKHLYHTDCIIPWLVQHNSCPVCRHSLPSQPSSNSTRVPSPYYNEAAGPGVTGADLEPAPRNNDGGNQERHSSFSFLWPFDPSSFNSSFYQYEGNMGEPVYDDPSQMTYSEWHYGT